The nucleotide sequence TCGCCAATATCCCTTTGTAGCCCAGTTTTAGCTCAGAAACTTGCAGCATTGTATTTTTCCCCCAGATAGGCTTTTATGACATCCTCGTTATTGGCTACTTCTTCCGGCGTCCCTTCGGCGATTTTTTTGCCGCCGTCCAGCACCATGATCCGATGGGAAATTGGCATGACCACCTCCATGACGTGTTCGACGACAAGAAGCGTGATGCCGGCGCGGTTGATTTTTTTTATAAGCTCGACCGCTTCCTGCGTCTCCTTTGGCGTCAGGCCGGCCATTACCTCGTCAAGCATCAACAGTTCCGGCTGGGTGGCGATCGCCCGGGCCAGTTCAAGGCGTTTTTTATCGGCAATAGTCAACGAGTTGCTCAATTTATCGCGCAAATTTTTAAGCCCGGTAAACTCCATTATTGCTTCCGCCTTTTCCCGCGCGGTTTTTCTGTTTTTGTCGCGCAAAAAGGCGCCGACCAAAATATTGTCGAGCACCGACAGCAAACCCAGCGGGCGCACAATCTGGAAAGTCCTGGCGATGCCGAGCTGGCAGATGGTTTCGGGCGGCTTGCCGCCGATCTCCTCGTCCCGGAAAATGATCGCGCCGCCGTCCGGTTTGTAAAAACCGGAAACCGTGGCGAAAAAAGTGCTTTTGCCCGCGCCGTTTGGCCCGATTATGCCAACGATTTCCCCTTGGAGGATTTCTATCGATATATCGCTGTTGGCTATCAGCCCGCCGAATTTTTTGGTTAAATTTTCTATTTTTAAAAAGGCCATTGTGTCCCCTCCCCGTCGCCTGTATTGAACAAGGCTCCCTTCGGCGGCAAGTCCTACTCCCGCCGGACGTTCGCCGCCGCTTGGCCGGCGCCGTCCGCAGAGGCGGAGCGCCTGGCGCGGAC is from Acidaminococcales bacterium and encodes:
- a CDS encoding ABC transporter ATP-binding protein, which gives rise to MAFLKIENLTKKFGGLIANSDISIEILQGEIVGIIGPNGAGKSTFFATVSGFYKPDGGAIIFRDEEIGGKPPETICQLGIARTFQIVRPLGLLSVLDNILVGAFLRDKNRKTAREKAEAIMEFTGLKNLRDKLSNSLTIADKKRLELARAIATQPELLMLDEVMAGLTPKETQEAVELIKKINRAGITLLVVEHVMEVVMPISHRIMVLDGGKKIAEGTPEEVANNEDVIKAYLGEKYNAASF